One stretch of Bacteroidota bacterium DNA includes these proteins:
- a CDS encoding ion channel translates to MKRRSTLRQVVRILRGNQLVQMTIAIFIVINVTAAIVYFFEHRYNPEQYKNYGDALWWSIVTVATVGYGDIVPKTELGRIFASLTILSGVILISLFTATISSVFVARKIKESQGLQDIDFTQHTLMCGWNAQVEDVLRIFDRYHSKQMQIVLINDAQPEKIEAVINAFQNIEIKFVRGDFSRETILNRANVKMASAAIVVPDIGSVGADEKTLLSILTMKSLNPKLKVCAHILNRENRQHIKRANADEVIVSEQHTAFFLANNILYPGAAQVASEMLDYERGNDVHRVGVPDMFIGKTFGELYIDFKKSKNWTILGLVNEEETVNLSDILSHDTSAIDAFIERKFREAGINVAEKTGTRVSVNPSFDYILQKKDIAVILGTLE, encoded by the coding sequence ATGAAGAGAAGATCGACATTAAGACAGGTTGTTCGGATTCTGCGGGGAAACCAGCTGGTTCAGATGACAATTGCTATTTTCATTGTCATCAATGTGACCGCTGCAATCGTCTATTTTTTTGAACATCGGTACAATCCTGAGCAGTATAAAAATTATGGTGACGCATTATGGTGGTCCATTGTAACGGTTGCTACCGTCGGTTATGGTGACATCGTTCCAAAAACAGAACTGGGACGAATATTCGCTTCACTGACTATTCTCAGCGGTGTTATTTTAATATCACTCTTTACCGCAACGATTTCTTCGGTATTTGTTGCGCGAAAAATTAAGGAGAGCCAAGGCTTGCAAGATATCGACTTCACCCAACATACACTCATGTGCGGATGGAACGCACAGGTAGAAGATGTTCTTCGAATCTTCGACCGCTACCATAGCAAACAAATGCAGATCGTCCTTATCAATGACGCCCAGCCCGAAAAAATTGAGGCGGTAATTAATGCATTTCAAAATATCGAAATAAAATTTGTCCGCGGCGATTTTTCACGGGAGACAATCTTGAATCGCGCAAATGTAAAAATGGCATCGGCTGCTATTGTTGTTCCTGATATTGGAAGTGTAGGCGCGGATGAAAAAACGTTACTGTCGATATTAACAATGAAGTCTCTCAATCCAAAATTGAAGGTCTGTGCACATATTCTCAATCGGGAAAATCGTCAACACATTAAAAGGGCGAATGCCGATGAAGTAATCGTGAGCGAGCAACATACAGCATTCTTTCTTGCGAACAATATTCTTTATCCCGGTGCAGCACAGGTTGCCAGTGAAATGCTGGATTACGAACGAGGAAATGATGTTCACCGAGTCGGAGTGCCGGACATGTTCATCGGAAAAACATTTGGTGAACTCTATATCGATTTTAAAAAATCAAAAAATTGGACGATCCTTGGCCTTGTGAACGAAGAAGAAACTGTTAATCTCAGTGATATTCTCTCACACGATACATCGGCAATCGATGCTTTTATCGAACGTAAGTTTCGCGAAGCAGGAATCAATGTGGCTGAAAAAACAGGAACAAGGGTCAGTGTTAATCCCTCGTTCGATTATATTCTGCAGAAAAAAGATATTGCCGTTATCCTGGGAACACTTGAATGA
- a CDS encoding type II toxin-antitoxin system RelE/ParE family toxin, whose amino-acid sequence MAEKIRWSPRAADDLEDICNYIARDSERYAAIFAGNIFQIINHIPDFPNSGRIVPEYKNESLREKIFGNYRIVYRLKNEDVEIVAIHHGTRIFSL is encoded by the coding sequence ATGGCTGAGAAAATAAGATGGTCCCCTCGCGCCGCCGATGACCTGGAAGATATCTGCAATTATATTGCTCGTGATTCAGAACGATATGCTGCAATTTTTGCTGGAAATATTTTTCAAATCATCAACCACATACCGGACTTCCCTAACTCCGGAAGAATTGTTCCCGAATATAAAAATGAGAGTCTTCGCGAAAAAATATTCGGGAATTACAGAATAGTGTACCGTTTGAAAAATGAAGATGTAGAAATTGTTGCAATTCATCACGGAACACGAATTTTCTCATTATAA
- a CDS encoding type IX secretion system plug protein domain-containing protein encodes MKNIIVFLFFTAQLFAQVEIFGLRTYANDDEYRPPIITKSEQVTIEFDVTTSLPPNLHIIFKHASKDWKIDENLFVNYEPKTRSETLFFTAASNGVYHYTYRYKNSFPNDKNFVEFVYSGNYIFSIVNRDANDQVLAEGKFIVAEPRYPVTMKIENRYHPDFSSPMNQMSFISVSVSLPSEYAAADENSIYHPNATVVDIIKNWNIDRPSRIDVDAKNSETFVEDFLKPEKTFWKRDVSVGNEYRRLDLSSTSLYPNNALAVLRDQPDVSRFQWNSKPDANGASKLKAFTGSNADYLEVEMRLRLAKVPNQKIFIVGGFTEWKVLPEYELKSDSITGLFKIRHWVRRGVYDYQYVLGDVDGNGNVINQDWIALEGNDWRTINRYTALVYYHDQRFGGFDRVIGLVRGRNPGTTENNIKTIVTYPPITNLKKNFNKIDRR; translated from the coding sequence ATGAAAAATATCATCGTGTTTCTTTTTTTTACTGCGCAGTTGTTTGCACAGGTTGAAATTTTTGGTCTACGTACGTATGCCAATGATGATGAATATCGTCCTCCAATTATTACCAAAAGCGAACAAGTGACCATTGAGTTCGATGTTACCACTTCGCTGCCGCCCAATCTGCATATTATTTTCAAGCATGCATCGAAGGATTGGAAGATAGATGAAAATTTATTCGTCAATTATGAGCCAAAAACCCGTTCTGAGACATTGTTTTTCACTGCGGCGTCAAATGGTGTTTATCACTATACATATCGATACAAGAATTCTTTCCCGAACGATAAAAATTTTGTTGAATTCGTCTATTCAGGGAACTACATATTTTCCATTGTAAACCGAGACGCCAACGATCAAGTGCTTGCTGAAGGAAAATTCATCGTGGCTGAGCCACGATATCCCGTAACGATGAAGATTGAAAATAGATACCATCCTGATTTTTCTTCTCCCATGAATCAAATGAGTTTCATTTCCGTCTCGGTCTCATTGCCATCGGAGTATGCGGCAGCGGATGAAAACAGCATTTACCATCCCAATGCAACGGTGGTGGATATTATCAAAAACTGGAATATCGATCGACCTTCACGCATTGATGTTGATGCTAAAAATTCTGAAACGTTTGTTGAAGATTTCTTAAAGCCGGAAAAGACATTTTGGAAACGGGATGTTTCGGTAGGAAATGAATATCGCCGGCTGGATCTTTCTTCCACTTCTCTCTATCCCAACAACGCACTTGCGGTTTTACGTGATCAGCCGGATGTTTCTCGTTTTCAATGGAACTCAAAACCTGATGCAAACGGAGCATCAAAATTAAAAGCGTTTACGGGATCGAACGCTGATTATTTGGAAGTGGAAATGCGTCTTCGTTTAGCAAAGGTTCCGAATCAAAAAATATTTATTGTGGGTGGATTTACAGAGTGGAAAGTATTGCCTGAGTATGAATTAAAAAGTGATTCAATCACAGGACTTTTCAAGATCCGTCATTGGGTCCGCAGAGGTGTTTATGATTATCAATATGTTCTTGGTGATGTGGATGGAAATGGCAATGTTATTAATCAAGATTGGATTGCACTGGAAGGAAATGATTGGAGAACGATTAATCGCTATACAGCATTAGTCTATTATCACGATCAACGGTTCGGCGGATTTGACCGTGTGATCGGTTTGGTACGGGGACGAAACCCCGGAACGACCGAAAACAATATAAAAACGATCGTAACCTATCCGCCGATTACAAATCTGAAAAAAAATTTCAATAAAATTGATCGCAGGTAG
- the purM gene encoding phosphoribosylformylglycinamidine cyclo-ligase codes for MSQTYKKAGVNIDAGEEVVHRIKKSVRSTFTKNVLTDIGMFGAFYEAKFPKLKEPVLVSSVDGVGTKLKIAFALKRYNTVGQDLVNHCVNDIAVCGAVPLYFMDYFATGKLAPTVAEHVIGGFAKACKENGCSIIGGETAEMPGFYPAGEFDIAGTIVGVVDKKKIVNGKSIKKGDVLIGLPSAGLHTNGYSLARHVLIPKISLKKKFAELNGTLGDALLAVHRSYLKPIQAVTDKNLVKGMSHITGGGIIGNTLRILPKGLKLQIDWFAWQRPFIYDLIQSVGQVPEYDMTRTFNLGVGLIFIVDKKNVNSVMKLLHSKKEKPFVMGEVI; via the coding sequence TTGAGTCAAACATACAAAAAAGCAGGCGTGAATATCGATGCCGGTGAAGAAGTAGTGCACAGGATTAAAAAATCAGTCCGTTCTACATTTACAAAAAACGTATTAACTGATATTGGGATGTTTGGTGCTTTCTATGAAGCGAAATTTCCTAAACTCAAAGAACCGGTACTGGTTTCAAGTGTTGACGGCGTCGGCACAAAACTGAAAATCGCATTTGCGCTGAAACGATATAATACCGTCGGCCAAGATTTAGTGAACCACTGCGTCAACGATATAGCAGTCTGTGGCGCAGTTCCGTTGTATTTTATGGATTACTTTGCGACCGGGAAACTTGCTCCAACCGTTGCTGAACATGTAATTGGTGGATTCGCAAAAGCGTGCAAAGAAAATGGCTGCTCAATCATCGGGGGCGAAACAGCTGAAATGCCCGGCTTTTATCCTGCGGGAGAGTTTGATATTGCAGGTACAATCGTTGGTGTTGTTGATAAAAAGAAAATTGTGAACGGAAAGAGTATCAAAAAAGGGGATGTGTTGATCGGACTTCCATCCGCCGGACTTCACACCAACGGATATTCCCTTGCCCGTCACGTGTTGATTCCCAAAATATCGCTCAAGAAAAAATTCGCAGAACTGAATGGGACTCTCGGAGATGCTCTGCTTGCCGTACATCGGTCTTATTTAAAACCCATCCAAGCAGTGACAGATAAAAATCTTGTGAAAGGAATGTCGCATATTACCGGCGGTGGAATTATCGGCAACACACTGCGTATTCTTCCAAAAGGATTGAAATTACAGATTGATTGGTTTGCTTGGCAGCGTCCGTTTATTTATGATTTGATCCAATCCGTAGGACAGGTGCCTGAATATGACATGACACGCACATTTAATCTTGGTGTCGGATTGATATTTATTGTTGATAAAAAGAATGTCAATTCAGTTATGAAATTGTTACACAGTAAAAAAGAAAAACCGTTTGTGATGGGGGAAGTGATTTAA
- the accB gene encoding acetyl-CoA carboxylase biotin carboxyl carrier protein produces the protein MDLKYVKQLLEMVEKSAVNEVELEEKGHKIRITKSAPQNVISAPAYQMAMPPAPMPASAPAPSQEAVKPTPASDGKKYHEVKSPIVGTFYRSPSPDAAPYVEVGSKVKQGGVLCIVEAMKLMNEIESDITGTIVKINIDNGKPVEYGQVLFLVEP, from the coding sequence ATGGACTTAAAATATGTAAAGCAGTTATTGGAGATGGTTGAAAAAAGTGCTGTAAACGAAGTTGAGCTGGAAGAGAAGGGTCATAAGATCCGCATCACAAAATCCGCACCACAGAATGTTATTTCTGCACCAGCGTACCAAATGGCTATGCCACCTGCACCAATGCCTGCATCTGCACCGGCTCCGTCTCAGGAAGCAGTAAAGCCTACTCCAGCTTCCGATGGGAAAAAATATCACGAAGTAAAATCGCCGATTGTCGGAACATTTTATCGCTCTCCTTCACCGGATGCCGCACCATATGTTGAAGTTGGTTCCAAAGTGAAACAAGGGGGAGTGTTATGCATTGTGGAAGCAATGAAACTAATGAACGAAATCGAAAGCGATATCACCGGAACAATCGTAAAAATTAATATTGACAACGGGAAACCGGTTGAATACGGACAGGTTCTCTTTTTAGTCGAACCGTAA
- a CDS encoding HAD family hydrolase has protein sequence MKKYTCIIFDMDGTLTQTNQLIYDSFNHVAEKYIQKSLTNSEIHNLFGPPEKEAVENMIGSTHIEAAMVDYYRFYREQHNTLASIYPGTIDVLTYLKLKGVLVGLFTGKGRTTTDITLEQFGITSYFDMTVTGDDVDEFKPSGDGIKKILLQYSLDPSTVLMVGDAVADFKASRETGVDIASVVWDSYGKDEVMKLSPDFLFFSVSEFFNWLQQLYQ, from the coding sequence ATGAAAAAATATACGTGCATTATTTTTGATATGGACGGAACGTTGACTCAAACGAATCAATTGATTTATGATTCATTTAATCATGTTGCGGAAAAATATATTCAAAAAAGTTTGACGAACAGCGAAATCCACAATCTCTTTGGTCCGCCGGAAAAAGAGGCGGTGGAGAATATGATTGGTTCAACGCATATTGAGGCTGCAATGGTAGACTACTATCGATTCTATCGTGAGCAACATAATACGCTTGCTTCAATTTATCCCGGTACGATCGATGTCCTAACCTATTTGAAATTAAAAGGAGTTTTGGTTGGATTATTTACGGGAAAAGGGAGAACCACAACAGACATAACGCTCGAACAATTCGGAATTACTTCGTACTTTGATATGACGGTGACCGGAGATGATGTTGACGAATTCAAACCCTCTGGCGATGGTATTAAAAAAATATTGCTGCAATATTCACTCGACCCGAGCACGGTATTAATGGTCGGCGATGCAGTGGCGGATTTCAAAGCTTCCCGTGAAACAGGTGTTGACATTGCATCTGTGGTGTGGGACTCATATGGAAAAGATGAAGTGATGAAGTTATCTCCAGATTTTCTCTTTTTTAGTGTATCAGAATTTTTTAATTGGTTACAACAACTGTATCAATAG
- a CDS encoding Gfo/Idh/MocA family oxidoreductase translates to MNNKRLRIGVVGVGHLGSLHSKMYAEIDTANFVGVYDMNEEKRNEIASKYKVKSFTAMDELLNNVDALSISTVTTTHFEVAKYALTAGKHVLIEKPITSTLAEADELIALAKQKSVLIQVGHIERFNPAIISLESYQLRPMFIESHRLAQFNPRGTDVAVVLDLMIHDIDIILSLVNSPVKQIDANGVAVVSDTPDIANARLQFENGCVVNVTSSRISRNKMRKMRMFQSNAYIAIDFQQGSADVFRLGNEGEGSIWSTMLLGQIGEGKKKRNIIYEQPEIKKINALKYELESFITAVQNNSRPVVNGEDGRMALDVAQQIMNKIQVQKFNV, encoded by the coding sequence ATGAATAATAAACGATTGCGAATCGGTGTTGTGGGAGTCGGTCATCTTGGTTCACTTCATTCAAAGATGTATGCAGAGATTGATACAGCAAATTTTGTCGGCGTGTATGATATGAATGAAGAGAAACGAAATGAAATAGCATCAAAATATAAGGTGAAATCATTTACGGCGATGGATGAATTGTTGAACAACGTCGATGCGCTGAGTATTTCAACGGTTACCACTACCCATTTTGAAGTAGCAAAATATGCGTTGACGGCAGGAAAACATGTCTTGATCGAAAAACCGATCACTTCAACATTAGCTGAGGCCGATGAATTAATTGCACTGGCAAAACAAAAAAGTGTGTTGATTCAGGTTGGACATATTGAACGGTTTAATCCAGCAATCATTTCGCTTGAGTCATATCAATTACGACCGATGTTTATTGAATCGCATCGTCTTGCACAATTCAATCCACGCGGTACTGATGTTGCTGTTGTACTCGATCTAATGATCCACGATATTGATATTATTCTCAGTCTTGTGAATTCTCCTGTCAAACAAATCGATGCAAATGGTGTTGCCGTGGTTTCTGATACGCCAGACATTGCAAATGCGCGACTGCAGTTTGAAAATGGCTGTGTTGTAAATGTTACTTCAAGCCGCATCTCTCGGAATAAAATGCGTAAAATGCGAATGTTTCAAAGTAATGCGTATATCGCTATTGATTTTCAGCAAGGTAGCGCCGATGTGTTCCGCCTTGGTAATGAGGGGGAAGGAAGTATTTGGTCAACGATGCTGCTGGGCCAGATTGGCGAAGGAAAAAAGAAACGAAATATTATCTATGAGCAGCCGGAAATTAAAAAAATCAATGCGCTGAAATATGAACTTGAATCATTCATCACAGCAGTGCAAAATAATTCAAGGCCTGTTGTTAATGGCGAGGATGGACGAATGGCGCTTGATGTTGCCCAACAGATTATGAATAAAATACAAGTGCAAAAATTTAATGTATAA
- the gcvH gene encoding glycine cleavage system protein GcvH produces the protein MNFPETLKYTKDHEWIRIEGNIGTIGITEYAQGELGDIVFVELPSIGKKVEAGQSFGTVEAVKAVSDLYSPVTGEVKEVNKEIQDSPELVNKEPYERGWMIKVTLANADEVKNLLDVEAYKKLIAK, from the coding sequence ATGAACTTTCCCGAAACACTCAAATACACAAAAGATCATGAATGGATCCGCATTGAAGGAAACATTGGAACGATAGGCATCACGGAATACGCACAGGGAGAACTTGGCGATATCGTGTTCGTCGAACTTCCTTCTATTGGAAAAAAAGTGGAAGCCGGACAATCGTTCGGTACCGTAGAAGCGGTGAAAGCCGTCTCAGATCTTTATTCACCGGTCACCGGTGAAGTGAAAGAAGTAAACAAAGAGATTCAGGATTCACCTGAACTTGTTAATAAAGAACCGTACGAACGCGGTTGGATGATTAAAGTAACGCTCGCCAATGCCGATGAAGTGAAAAATCTTCTGGACGTTGAAGCATACAAAAAACTGATCGCGAAATAA
- the accC gene encoding acetyl-CoA carboxylase biotin carboxylase subunit: protein MIKKILIANRGEIALRIIRACKEMGIKTVAVYSEPDKYSLHVRFADEAICIGPAPSRESYLKIPRIMAAAEVTGADAIHPGYGFLAENANFAEICISSGITFIGPTPEMINAMGDKAFAKDTMRKANVPVVPGSDGIIKDATEAKKLAKEIGLPVIIKATAGGGGRGMRIVRDLDEVEKSFNTASAEAESAFGNGGCYIEKYLEEPRHIEIQLLGDKFGNVIHLGERDCSVQRRHQKLIEESPSPAVDEELREKMGSAAVRGAKSVKYLGAGTIEFLLDKNKNFYFMEMNTRIQVEHCVTEMVTGIDLVKEQINVANGKKLSIKKVKLNGHAIECRLNAEDPNHDFRPSPGKITSLHFPGGNGIRIDSHVYTDYQIPPYYDSMIGKLIVHGNTREEAIDKISMALDETIIEGISTTIPFHKKVMKSEKFRSGIFDTKFIETFDFKE from the coding sequence GTGATCAAAAAAATACTCATAGCAAACCGCGGTGAAATTGCTTTACGAATTATTCGCGCATGCAAAGAGATGGGAATAAAAACCGTTGCTGTTTATTCTGAACCGGATAAGTATTCCCTCCACGTTCGTTTTGCCGATGAAGCAATCTGTATCGGCCCCGCCCCAAGTAGAGAAAGTTATCTCAAGATTCCTCGTATTATGGCTGCCGCTGAAGTAACGGGCGCTGATGCTATTCATCCCGGTTATGGATTTCTGGCAGAGAACGCAAATTTTGCGGAAATCTGCATTTCTTCCGGCATTACATTTATCGGACCGACGCCGGAGATGATCAATGCGATGGGAGATAAAGCATTTGCAAAAGACACCATGCGGAAGGCAAACGTTCCGGTAGTTCCCGGGAGCGATGGAATTATCAAAGATGCAACTGAAGCAAAGAAACTAGCGAAAGAAATCGGTCTCCCGGTTATCATTAAAGCAACTGCTGGCGGAGGGGGTCGTGGAATGCGAATTGTCCGCGATCTTGATGAAGTGGAAAAATCATTCAATACTGCAAGTGCGGAAGCAGAATCGGCGTTTGGCAACGGCGGATGTTATATTGAGAAGTATTTGGAAGAACCGCGGCATATCGAGATTCAATTGCTTGGAGATAAGTTCGGAAATGTGATCCACTTAGGAGAGCGTGATTGTTCTGTGCAGCGCCGCCATCAAAAATTGATTGAAGAATCCCCCTCGCCGGCTGTGGATGAAGAGTTACGTGAAAAAATGGGAAGCGCAGCAGTTCGGGGAGCAAAGAGTGTAAAGTATCTTGGTGCCGGGACGATTGAATTTCTTCTCGATAAAAACAAAAATTTCTACTTTATGGAAATGAATACTCGTATCCAGGTTGAACACTGTGTAACGGAAATGGTTACGGGAATTGATCTTGTAAAAGAGCAGATTAATGTTGCCAACGGGAAAAAACTTTCCATCAAAAAAGTAAAATTAAACGGTCATGCTATTGAATGCCGTCTGAATGCTGAAGACCCCAATCATGATTTTCGTCCATCCCCCGGAAAAATTACGAGTTTGCATTTTCCCGGCGGTAACGGCATTCGGATCGATTCTCATGTCTATACAGACTATCAAATCCCACCGTATTATGATTCCATGATCGGAAAGTTGATTGTCCATGGCAATACACGGGAAGAAGCAATCGACAAGATCTCTATGGCGTTGGATGAAACAATAATCGAGGGAATCAGCACGACAATTCCGTTCCATAAAAAAGTGATGAAGAGTGAAAAATTCCGCAGCGGAATTTTTGATACAAAATTTATTGAAACGTTCGACTTCAAAGAATAG
- a CDS encoding fumarylacetoacetate hydrolase family protein, whose translation MKTTIVHPLNKEFRINNIFCVGKNYADHAKEMGGEVPKEPIIFLKPTSAIICDGENIVLPKMSTNVHHEVEMTVLIGKRGKDIPLSEAMKHVAGYGVGLDMTMRDKQIEAKKGGNPWSIAKGFDTSAPLSPFLEASKVTDPHNVEIILKVNGKVRQHSNTKNMIYRIDILISFLSSIFTLEEGDIIYTGTPEGVAQVVHGDILEAEIPGVGKIHHVVQ comes from the coding sequence ATGAAAACAACGATAGTGCATCCGCTGAACAAGGAATTTCGCATCAATAACATCTTTTGCGTTGGGAAGAATTACGCTGACCATGCAAAAGAAATGGGGGGTGAAGTTCCCAAAGAGCCGATTATTTTTTTGAAACCGACTTCCGCAATCATTTGTGATGGAGAGAATATCGTCCTTCCGAAAATGTCCACTAACGTGCATCATGAAGTTGAGATGACTGTGTTGATCGGTAAACGGGGAAAGGATATTCCCCTTTCTGAAGCGATGAAACATGTGGCTGGGTATGGTGTCGGTTTGGACATGACGATGCGGGATAAACAAATAGAAGCAAAAAAAGGTGGCAACCCCTGGTCAATCGCAAAGGGATTTGATACTTCCGCGCCGCTCTCCCCTTTTCTTGAAGCATCAAAAGTTACCGATCCACATAATGTTGAAATAATTTTGAAGGTCAATGGAAAAGTGCGGCAACACTCCAACACAAAAAATATGATTTACCGCATTGATATCCTTATTTCTTTCCTTTCATCCATTTTCACATTGGAAGAAGGGGACATTATTTATACCGGAACGCCGGAAGGTGTAGCCCAAGTTGTTCACGGCGACATCTTGGAAGCGGAAATTCCCGGTGTCGGAAAAATTCACCACGTAGTTCAATGA
- the efp gene encoding elongation factor P, which yields MATTADLKNGIFIRFNNELHIVEEHQHRTPGNLRAFYQVKMRNMRHGRVVENRFRSGEEIEVVRVERKKYSYLYHDGQSFNFMDQETFEQIPVQETLLGDGAKYLKEGEIVEIMFDGIQPVAAELPFNVNLKVTETGPGVKGDTATGATKPAKVESGAMVNVPLFINEGDVIRVDVRTGQYLERVKQ from the coding sequence ATGGCCACTACAGCAGACCTCAAAAATGGTATTTTCATTCGCTTTAATAATGAATTGCACATTGTAGAAGAACACCAGCACCGCACACCGGGCAATTTACGTGCATTTTATCAAGTGAAAATGCGAAATATGCGTCATGGCCGTGTTGTTGAAAACCGATTCCGTTCCGGCGAAGAAATTGAAGTTGTTCGTGTTGAACGAAAAAAATATTCTTATCTTTACCACGACGGTCAAAGTTTCAATTTCATGGATCAGGAGACCTTTGAACAAATTCCTGTGCAAGAGACCCTGCTCGGGGATGGTGCAAAGTATTTGAAAGAAGGGGAAATCGTCGAAATTATGTTTGACGGAATCCAGCCGGTTGCAGCAGAACTTCCATTCAATGTGAATTTGAAAGTCACTGAAACAGGACCTGGAGTAAAGGGAGATACGGCAACCGGGGCGACAAAACCTGCGAAAGTAGAATCTGGTGCAATGGTGAATGTTCCTCTGTTTATTAATGAGGGGGATGTGATCAGGGTGGATGTACGCACCGGGCAATATCTTGAAAGAGTGAAGCAGTAA
- a CDS encoding class I fructose-bisphosphate aldolase, which yields MSVNIVELLGADAKNLLDHKCNTIPKESIHLPSPSFVDDIFIQTDRPTPVLKSIQQLFGTGRLANTGYVSILPVDQGIEHSGGASFAKNPMYFDGENIVKLAIEGGCNGVASTLGVLGSVARKYAHKIPFILKFNHNEFMSYPNTYDESLFASIKQAWDMGCVAVGATVYFGSPESRRQIWEVSQMFQQAHELGMGTILWCYTRNNAFKTKEKDYHVSADLTGQANHLGVTIEADIIKQKLPENNGGYNALNMSGSSYGKIDKLVYEKLSSDHPIDLTRYQVANCYMGRAGLINSGGASGSNDLADAVKTAVINKRAGGMGLISGRKAFQKPMKDGVTLLNAIQDVYLSKEVTIA from the coding sequence ATGTCAGTCAATATTGTTGAACTACTCGGAGCAGATGCAAAGAATCTGCTTGACCATAAATGTAATACGATTCCAAAAGAATCAATCCATCTTCCGTCACCATCGTTTGTTGATGATATTTTTATTCAGACAGATCGACCGACGCCAGTATTAAAGAGCATCCAGCAATTATTTGGAACTGGACGCCTTGCAAACACCGGTTATGTTTCCATCCTACCTGTTGATCAGGGAATTGAACATAGCGGCGGCGCGTCCTTCGCAAAGAATCCGATGTATTTCGATGGCGAGAACATTGTGAAACTGGCGATAGAAGGGGGATGCAACGGTGTTGCATCAACGTTAGGTGTTCTCGGATCAGTAGCTCGAAAGTATGCACACAAAATTCCATTCATTCTCAAATTCAACCATAATGAATTCATGTCGTATCCCAATACGTATGATGAATCGTTATTTGCAAGCATCAAACAGGCGTGGGATATGGGATGTGTCGCAGTCGGTGCAACAGTCTATTTTGGTTCACCCGAATCGCGACGACAGATATGGGAAGTAAGTCAAATGTTCCAGCAGGCGCATGAACTCGGAATGGGAACAATCCTCTGGTGCTACACGCGTAACAACGCGTTCAAAACAAAAGAAAAAGACTATCACGTTTCGGCTGATTTAACCGGACAAGCGAATCATCTTGGCGTAACGATTGAAGCAGACATTATTAAACAAAAACTGCCGGAAAATAACGGCGGATATAATGCGCTGAACATGAGCGGCTCAAGCTACGGTAAGATCGACAAACTTGTGTACGAAAAATTGTCAAGCGATCATCCAATCGATCTGACACGGTATCAAGTAGCAAATTGTTATATGGGACGTGCAGGTTTGATCAACTCCGGCGGTGCTTCAGGATCGAATGATCTTGCCGATGCAGTAAAAACGGCAGTGATCAACAAACGCGCAGGCGGAATGGGATTAATTTCCGGTCGTAAAGCATTTCAAAAACCGATGAAGGATGGCGTTACTCTCCTGAATGCCATCCAGGATGTCTATCTCTCAAAAGAAGTAACAATCGCATAA